From a single Hippoglossus stenolepis isolate QCI-W04-F060 chromosome 2, HSTE1.2, whole genome shotgun sequence genomic region:
- the LOC118118383 gene encoding uncharacterized protein LOC118118383, whose protein sequence is MAKGKGKTNSSGSTAQLRSRKRERSRDEIPQTDDVQAPLKQQDTKEDNTSVVATPQLPQCLLQECAMITHQQDQAAEQPCLTKQDESKEDKLAGKPNTCLKDVTVKAFEGQQESAVTTASELEGCGVHSNYDTSKSEMEEESPQNSIRPPSPTGSDQPQVFSPTSEEGDGSCAATLEKQLDSKETSQSDLEKNHETSQEDTCTMCMADVKEITKEAAVGIRAKKKRRMGMCGLTEKERSHFLQTQKRENEQGGVEEVERKICSNAADPVAQDRIISSLLVPSSLLSIPVNSIAEQNPAETLKSSRCGVNNRADTEVHVAVTTSDGTSAVCDPGSSEVKSCEAERGTEPGPEQTGEPESGPLTKDKVLEHLVNQEQQELEEGTTVVTTETPEKQSTDGEDKSTEAGGCAAMGSYINPAENEESEKKKATAGLQVQRETETSDEVEEEMMVDASGGSDEEGISSTVTGPGGFNCGSVELSEAAVTPPGRKDSHDLKYELAPPTVTTAHTRTRDPTEVFASGCLDYVSDSQLNTIVLIDEEVKEREKTFGSSDNPEDATDLICGLIRELSSLNQKVMATHRELENLQRGSKASKSSLH, encoded by the exons ATGGCCAAAGGGAAAGGGAAGACTAACAGCAGtg GCAGCACTGCTCAATTAAGGTCAAGGAAGCGGGAACGATCAAGAGATGAAATCCCTCAGACTGATGATGTCCAGGCTCCTCTTAAACAACAG GACACAAAAGAAGACAATACATCTGTCGTTGCTACACCACAGCTTCCTCAGTGCCTTCTGCAGGAATGTGCCATGATTACACATCAACAGGATCAGGCAGCCGAACAGCCCTGTCTCACCAAACAAGATGAATCCAAAGAGGATAAACTTGCAGGAAAACCAAATACGTGCTTGAAAGATGTGACGGTTAAAGCTTTTGAAGGGCAACAAGAGTCTGCTGTCACCACTGCTTCTGAGCTGGAAGGCTGTGGAGTCCATTCTAATTATGATACCAGCAAGAGTGAAATGGAGGAAGAATCTCCACAGAACAGTATCAGACCTCCATCTCCAACAGGCTCTGATCAACCCCAGGTCTTCTCGCCAACCTCGGAAGAGGGGGATGGATCCTGTGCAGCTACTTTGGAGAAGCAACTGGATTCCAAAGAAACCTCTCAGAGTGATCTAGAGAAAAACCACGAAACCAGCCAAGAAGATACATGCACCATGTGCATGGCTGATGTCAAGGAAATCACAAAGGAGGCAGCGGTGGGAATACGAGCCAAAAAAAAGCGAAGGATGGGCATGTGTGGCCTGACAGAGAAGGAGCGGAGTCATTTTTTACAGACACAGAAGCGTGAAAATGAGCAGGGCGGAGTGGAGGAAGTTGAGAGGAAGATTTGTAGTAATGCAGCTGACCCTGTGGCTCAGGATAGGATTATATCTTCACTCTTAGTTCCATCCTCACTTCTCTCCATCCCTGTCAATAGTATCGCAGAGCAGAACCCAGCAGAGACACTGAAGTCCAGTCGCTGTGGAGTGAACAACAG GGCAGACACTGAAGTCCATGTCGCTGTCACAACCTCAGATGGGACCAGTGCTGTGTGTGACCCTGGCAGCTCGGAGGTAAAGAGCTGTGAGGCTGAGAGAGGCACGGAGCCTGGTCCAGAACAAACTGGTGAGCCAGAGTCAGGTCCACTCACAAAGGACAAAGTGTTGGAGCATTTGGTGAACCAGGAGCAGCAGGAACTCGAGGAAGGTACAACTGTGGTTACGACCGAAACACCTGAGAAGCAAAGTACAGACGGAGAAGATAAGTCGACAGAGGCAGGTGGTTGTGCTGCCATGGGTTCTTACATTAATCCAGCTGAAAAtgaggaaagtgagaaaaagaagGCGACTGCGGGTCTTCAGGTGCAAAGAGAGACCGAAACAAGTGATGAGGTAGAGGAAGAGATGATGGTTGATGCCAGTGGTGGAAGCGACGAAGAGGGAATCTCATCCACCGTCACTGGGCCTGGAGGGTTTAACTGTGGTTCTGTGGAGCtcagtgaagctgcagtgaCGCCTCCTGGCAGGAAAGACAGT CATGATCTTAAATATGAACTCGCTCCTCCTACTGTAACCACTGCCCACACTCGGACCAGGGACCCCACTGAGGTGTTTGCATCTGGATGCTTAGATTACGTGTCGGACTCGCAGCTCAACACTATTGTTCTAAT TGacgaggaggtgaaggagagggagaagacgTTTGGTTCCTCAGACAATCCTGAAGACGCCACAGACCTGATCTGTGGACTGATCAGGGAACTCTCCTCTCTAAA TCAGAAGGTCATGGCCACACATCGGGAGCTGGAGAACCTACAGCGCGGCAGTAAAGCTTCGAAAAGCTCCCTGCATTAA
- the mri1 gene encoding methylthioribose-1-phosphate isomerase, with amino-acid sequence MTLEAIRYRAGSLQILNQLLLPHQTSYDELRTVQDAYEAIKSMKVRGAPAIAIVGCLSLAVELRAGAGGDDPVTFIRESLCHLTSARPTAVNMGRAARELMEFAENESMEKNSEQLRESVIAWIEDMLERDVNDNKKIGNYGAQHILSGVPRDSVTILTHCNTGSLATAGYGTALGVVRSLHALGRLKRVYCTETRPYNQGSRLTAYEAVAEGIPATLITDSMAALTMREMDITAVVVGADRVVANGDTANKVGTYQLAISAKHHGIPFYVAAPSTSCDLSLESGRDIIIEVRPPEELTSINGVPIAAKGIEVWNPAFDVTPHQLITGGIITELGVFLPSELQAALTGRLTAL; translated from the exons ATGACGCTGGAAGCGATCCGCTACCGGGCCGGTTCCCTGCAGATCCtcaaccagctgctgctgccgcacCAGACCTCGTACGATGAGCTCCGCACGGTGCAGGACGCGTACGAGGCCATCAAGTCCATGAAG gtgCGTGGCGCCCCGGCCATCGCCATCGTCGGCTGCCTCAGCCTGGCCGTGGAGCTGCGTGCAGGTGCCGGTGGGGATGACCCTGTGACCTTCATCAGGGAGTCTCTGTGTCACCTGACCTCAGCCAGGCCCACCGCTGTCAACATGGGCCGCGCCGCCCGCGAGCTGATGGAGTTTGCTGAGAACGAGAGCATGGAGAAGAACTCggagcagctgagagaaag TGTAATTGCCTGGATCGAAGACATGCTGGAGCGTGACGTCAATGACAACAAGAAGATCGGTAACTATGGCGCCCAGCATATCCTGTCCGGCGTCCCGAGGGACTCTgtgaccatcctcacacactGCAACACCGGCTCGCTGGCCACGGCTGGATACGGGACCGCACTGG gcGTGGTGCGAAGCCTCCATGCACTGGGGAGGCTGAAGCGTGTGTACTGCACAGAGACGAGACCATACAACCAGGGGTCCAGGCTGACGGCGTATGAGGCAGTAGCAGAGGGAATCCCTGCTACTCTTATAACAGACAGCATGGCAGCACTCACCATGAGAGAAATGGACATCACAG CTGTGGTGGTTGGAGCCGACAGGGTGGTTGCGAACGGCGACACGGCCAACAAGGTGGGCACATACCAGCTGGCTATATCCGCAAAGCACCATGGGATTCCCTTCTATGTGGCCGCGCCCAGCACGTCGTGTGACCTGAGCCTGGAGAGTGGCAGGGACATCATCATCGAAGTGCGGCCCCCCGAGGAGCTCACCAGTATAAACGGGGTGCCCATCGCCGCCAAGG GTATTGAGGTGTGGAACCCGGCGTTCGACGTGACCCCTCACCAGCTCATCACAGGAGGCATCATCACAGAGCTGGGAGTCTTCCTCCCCTCTGAGCTCCAGGCAGCGCTCACCGGTCGGCTCACTGCCCTCTAG
- the cc2d1a gene encoding coiled-coil and C2 domain-containing protein 1A has product MSRSRNPRPRGQGAARAKQMGLLLDLSPDGGMDDEGNDEDLEAELLNLIGGGGGRPQGKKAEGKAPVHMAEIERMAALCMKDMDDEEIGDDDLDDEDLLAELNEVLEEDEEPAPTPPAVSPAAPKGTVTSHSAVPTGATGLEANLLERIEMYKTAVSNAKAAGETSKVRRYDRGLKTLQSMLTSAKNGKPFNEEEMPPPVALGGKTNVPAGSESVKERELPEPALMPSLPTNQKPLREAPPTTPNTKPLLLTPPKMPAAAITPETPAISPLTPSQPDAQHSELKRAVLSRQREYKMAAINAKQSGDIDWAKKLYLTAKKMDVLVEEMDRGEPVELSLLPPPPGDVLVEHRAPPPPQSSIKPAAPAAPAPTSVAPADLPAPSSLAEALQQRLDVYKSAAEGAKSKGDDRKSRMHQRIVKQYQDSIKAHKAGRPVNLAELPVPPGCPPLQGSEGSQQQNFIGVLETAMKIANQDADAEDDEDDTPTESAKPAVRPSAQKAKSPAPQPPGGSTAVKLGHKAQQQVDFLLLRRQGFLRAALRSKQMKDMTGAAQHLRNAKGLDPMINAAKSGLPVDATKIPNAPEEQYSLSRSRTSPVSPRSSEQYHGLMDLLRKQHEKCVSSSQQFTKVGNIPEALKFEKLAEECVKYIEILKNAHAKGHPVPKCHTEERTFNSFKSYSNLTLNDLMLYIVKGINLPAPSGVSANELDASVKFEFPFPSAEEAQRDKTSTVRNTNSPEFKEQFKLNINRSHRGFKRVQSKGIKFEIVHKGGLFKTDKVVGTAQLKLEALENHCDIREIIDVMDGRKTTGGKLEVKVKIREPLSGVDVTPVTEKWLVLIPVSSLSPPEKQKERAPSPRSKPRHEVSSSSSSRSSHPNNSPPQYKLHSFSLLNYDRDRVERKIAEYRKNRQDPPSDLIHQHKQVTHRLQWQKAQLERATPALLTEYENVLRRLVQGLADSVKKFSSQGHRDAAKDALGRVKMVETELESLTRKRAG; this is encoded by the exons ATGAGTCGCAGTCGGAACCCCCGTCCCCGGGGTCAAGGGGCAGCTCGAGCCAAACAG ATGGGGCTGCTCCTTGACCTGTCCCCGGACGGCGGGATGGATGATGAGGGCAACGATGAAGACctggaggcagagctgctgaATCTGAtcgggggtggaggagggagaccaCAGGGGAAGAAAGCTGAAGGGAAAG CTCCTGTTCACATGGCAGAAATCGAGCGAATGGCAGCCCTTTGCATGAAAGACATGGATGACGAAGAAATAGGGGATGACGATCTTGATGATGAAGATCTGCTG GCAGAGCTAAATGAAGTtttggaggaggatgaggaaccagctcccactcccCCTGCTGTTTCACCAGCTGCCCCCAAAGGGACTGTCACATCTCACTCTGCTGTTCCTACTGGTGCAACTGGGCTGGAGGCTAACCTGCTGGAACGTATTGAAATGTACAAGACTGCCGTTTCTAATGCCAAGGCTGCAGGGGAGACAAGCAAAGTTCGGCGATACGACCGCGGGTTAAAG ACATTACAGTCCATGTTAACATCTGCCAAGAATGGAAAACCATTCAATGAGGAAGAGATGCCTCCTCCCGTTGCTCTCGGTGGAAAAACCAATGTCCCTGCAGGGTCTGAATCAGTCAAGGAACGAGAACTGCCAGAGCCAGCACTGATGCCCTCCCTACCCACCAATCAGAAGCCTCTGAGGGAGGCTCCGCCAACAACCCCTAATACGAAGCCGCTCCTTCTGACCCCGCCCAAAATGCCTGCAGCTGCCATCACCCCAGAAACCCCTGCAATCTCTCCACTCACACCCAGCCAGCCTGATGCACAGCACTCTG AGCTGAAACGGGCAGTGTTGTCCAGACAGAGGGAGTACAAGATGGCTGCCATAAATGCCAAACAGAGCGGAGACATTGACTGGGCCAAAAAACTCTACCTCACTGCCAAG AAGATGGATGTGCTGGTGGAGGAAATGGACAGAGGTGAACCGGTAGAGCTGAGCTTACTACCTCCCCCTCCTG GAGACGTATTAGTTGAACACcgtgcacctcctcctcctcagtcttcCATCAAaccagctgctcctgctgctcctgctcctacCAGTGTGGCCCCGGCAG ACCTTCCTGCTCCCAGCAGTCTGGCAGAAGCCCTGCAGCAGAGGTTGGATGTCTACAAGTCAGCAGCAGAGGGCGCTAAGAGCAAAGGGGACGATCGAAAGTCGCGCATGCATCAACGAATTGTCAAG CAATACCAGGATTCCATCAAAGCTCATAAAGCTGGACGGCCAGTCAACTTAGCCGAGCTTCCTGTGCCGCCAG GCTGTCCGCCACTTCAGGGCTCAGAGGGGAGTCAGCAGCAGAACTTCATAGGTGTCCTGGAAACAGCTATGAAAATAGCTAATCAGGATGCAGATgcagaagatgatgaagatgatactCCAACAGAGTCTGCCAAg CCTGCAGTGCGCCCATCTGCCCAGAAAGCTAAGTCTCCTGCTCCCCAGCCCCCTGGAGGCTCCACAGCTGTGAAACTGGGACATAAAG CCCAGCAGCAAGTGGATTTCCTGTTGCTAAGGAGACAGGGTTTTTTGCGCGCAGCTCTGCGCTCCAAACAGATGAAG GACATGACGGGAGCAGCGCAGCACCTCAGAAATGCCAAGGGTCTGGACCCCATGATCAATGCTGCCAAGTCTGGCCTCCCTGTTGATGCCACCAAG ATTCCGAATGCCCCGGAGGAGCAGTACTCTCTGTCTCGCTCCCGTACGTCCCCCGTCTCCCCTCGCTCCAGTGAACAGTACCACGGCCTTATGGATCTTTTACGAAAGCAGCACGAG AAATGTGTGAGCTCCTCCCAGCAGTTCACAAAAGTGGGCAATATACCTGAGGCTCTGAA GTTTGAGAAGCTAGCTGAGGAGTGTGTGAAGTACATAGAGATACTAAAGAATGCCCACGCCAAAGGCCACCCAGTCCCCAAGTgccacacagaggagaggacctTCAATTCTTTCAA GAGCTACTCCAACCTGACACTTAATGACCTGATGCTCTACATAGTCAAAGGCATTAATCTGCCAGCTCCCTCAG GTGTCTCAGCTAATGAACTGGATGCAAGTGTGAAATTCGAGTTTCCCTTCCCCAGTGCG gAGGAGGCTCAGAGAGACAAAACCAGCACAGTAAGGAACACCAACAGCCCCGAGTTTAAAGAGCAATTCAAACTCAACATCAACCGCTCCCATCGAGGCTTTAAACGAGTCCAATCAAAAGGCATCAAGTTTGAAATCGTCCATAAAGG AGGCTTGTTTAAGACGGACAAAGTAGTGGGCACAGCTCAGCTGAAGCTAGAGGCTCTAGAAAACCACTGTGACATTAGAGAGATCATAGAC GTGATGGATGGACGTAAAACCACTGGCGGCAAGttggaggtgaaggtgaagatCAGAGAGCCTTTATCTGGAGTTGATGTCACACCAGTGACAGAGAAGTGGCTCGTACTCATTCcagtctcctccctctctcctccagagaaaCAAAAGGAGCGG GCTCCATCTCCTCGATCTAAGCCCAGACATgaagtgagcagcagcagcagcagcaggagcagtcATCCCAACAACTCTCCTCCACAGTACAAACTCCACAGCTTCAGCCTCCTCAACTATGACAGGGATCGGGTGGAGAGGAAG ATCGCAGAGTACCGAAAGAATCGGCAGGACCCTCCGTCTGACCTCATCCATCAACACAAACAGGTCACACACAGACTGCAGTGGCAGAAAGCACAGCTGGAGCGAGCCACTCCTGCTCTGCTGacag AATATGAAAATGTGCTGCGGCGCCTGGTCCAAGGACTTGCTGACTCAGTGAAGAAATTCTCCAGCCAAGGCCACAGA GATGCTGCCAAGGATGCACTTGGCAGGGTGAAGATGGTAGAGACTGAG ctggagtcacttaCGAGGAAACGTGCTGGAtaa